A DNA window from Bacillota bacterium contains the following coding sequences:
- a CDS encoding Ppx/GppA phosphatase family protein codes for MQGPETERFAAIDIGTNSVRLLIAEVEETRGVLPQFFALRMTRVGEGLSKGKGLQPEPVARTLSALLEFRGLIEQYGANRMRVVATSAVREALNAAAFLKSVKDQVGFRVDVISGEEEACLSYTGACSALPGVQRGIVVDIGGGSTEFTYPLKPDAPETGLRCTSVPLGAVRLAEAPRLLSEILAPMKAVLDEIGMCREKTLIGVGGTITTLAAVDQGLVTYDPERVHGYRLTRAAVERILFHLAAKNKDERKQVPGLQPERADIIVAGTTILWAILGYLRVTEIIVSEADLLYGIILELS; via the coding sequence GTGCAGGGTCCAGAAACGGAACGATTTGCCGCAATTGATATCGGTACTAACTCGGTCCGCTTGTTGATAGCAGAAGTTGAAGAAACGCGGGGGGTTCTTCCCCAATTTTTTGCTTTGCGGATGACGCGGGTCGGAGAGGGGTTATCAAAGGGGAAAGGGTTGCAGCCGGAACCTGTTGCACGTACCCTGTCCGCCCTCCTGGAGTTCCGCGGTCTGATTGAACAATACGGGGCAAACCGGATGCGGGTGGTGGCAACCAGTGCCGTCCGGGAGGCTCTTAACGCCGCGGCTTTTCTCAAGTCTGTGAAAGATCAGGTGGGGTTCCGGGTAGATGTCATCAGCGGGGAGGAGGAGGCCTGTTTAAGCTATACTGGTGCCTGCAGCGCCCTGCCCGGTGTCCAGCGGGGGATAGTTGTCGACATCGGGGGAGGAAGCACGGAATTTACCTACCCGCTCAAACCTGATGCGCCGGAAACCGGACTGCGCTGTACCAGCGTTCCCCTGGGGGCGGTCCGTCTCGCGGAGGCGCCCCGCTTGCTGTCTGAAATTCTCGCACCAATGAAAGCTGTTTTGGACGAGATCGGGATGTGCCGGGAAAAGACCCTGATCGGGGTCGGAGGAACGATTACGACGCTTGCAGCCGTAGACCAGGGCCTGGTCACGTATGACCCGGAGCGGGTACACGGATACCGTTTAACCAGGGCTGCCGTCGAGAGAATATTGTTTCACCTTGCGGCGAAGAATAAAGATGAGAGAAAACAGGTGCCCGGCCTCCAGCCGGAGCGGGCCGATATCATTGTAGCCGGAACCACTATTTTATGGGCAATTCTCGGCTACCTCAGGGTTACAGAAATCATAGTCAGCGAAGCCGATCTCCTCTACGGGATCATCCTGGAATTAAGCTGA
- a CDS encoding DMT family transporter, with protein sequence MSLALLPLIFALVAGVTMALQGSLNSALGKVIGLLEATFIVHVTGTLTLIILLFLLQLGRGDLGRWAQAPWYTYLGGLLGVLIIYAVVASIPKLGVAVATTLIIVGQVSTALAIDHFGLFGLKAVPFTWWKVFGLALLATGAKLMLN encoded by the coding sequence ATGTCTCTCGCGCTGCTTCCCCTCATCTTTGCCCTCGTCGCCGGGGTCACGATGGCCCTCCAGGGTTCTTTGAATTCCGCCCTGGGCAAGGTCATCGGCCTTCTAGAGGCCACCTTTATAGTTCACGTTACGGGAACACTGACCCTGATAATTTTACTCTTTCTTCTCCAGTTGGGCAGGGGAGACCTGGGCCGCTGGGCGCAGGCCCCCTGGTACACCTACCTGGGGGGATTGCTGGGAGTCCTGATCATTTACGCCGTTGTAGCCAGCATCCCCAAGCTGGGTGTGGCCGTGGCCACAACCCTGATCATCGTCGGCCAGGTTTCTACCGCGCTGGCGATTGACCACTTCGGTCTCTTTGGCCTGAAGGCGGTTCCCTTTACCTGGTGGAAGGTTTTCGGCCTTGCCCTCCTTGCGACAGGCGCGAAGCTGATGCTGAACTAA
- a CDS encoding 4Fe-4S dicluster domain-containing protein: MEAFVLPKAELGGFVAKLKANYEVFGPVAKGTEFVFGAVAAAEDLRLDYDTTILPPKKYFHRPVETLFTFNGPVEIAGEGEKVAGKQLLFGVHPCDVNALLSLDKVFLNTYPDPYYKARRENTVIIGVNCVAPCENGFCSSFNTGPAMDTGFDLALTDIGDKYVVEVGSAQGKDLVAGLAAASEADLVARNKALRACQQKITRQIDAENLGELLHQNVEHPKWEELKEECLACGTCTTVCPTCFCFGVKDYVDLSLKAGERPRTWDSCMFYEFSRVALDHVFRPGRAARIKQRIFHKLTYFNQQFEGSPGCVGCGRCVSTCIKAIDPVEIVAAIQENPNPPEEVKLYTPPAKKVTPETSPWAPQKAVIKAIKQQTKDTTTYTFAFADPKVQEAYTYDPGVFNEISIFGIGEAPISISSCADVKDSFDHTIRAVGNVTNALAKLQVGDIVGIRGPYGVGWPVEEMKGKNVLLVAGGIGLAPLRPVIKYIQARRDQYGDFEILYGARTPNDMLFTGEFEEWRKIPNTRLYLTVDIVPPGVEWGHNIGVVTTLFDKMASRPENTIMVTCGPEIMMKFVVRGLLARGFSPEQIYVSLERRMSCGIKKCGNCQIGPVFVCQDGPVFKYADIKDLPEEIF, translated from the coding sequence GTGGAAGCATTTGTGCTCCCGAAAGCAGAGTTAGGCGGCTTTGTGGCAAAGTTGAAGGCGAATTACGAAGTCTTCGGCCCTGTTGCAAAGGGCACGGAGTTTGTCTTTGGCGCCGTTGCTGCTGCTGAAGATTTGCGCCTTGATTATGATACCACAATCCTGCCGCCGAAGAAATATTTCCACCGGCCGGTTGAGACTCTTTTTACTTTTAACGGGCCAGTAGAAATTGCCGGAGAAGGAGAGAAGGTAGCAGGGAAACAGCTTCTTTTTGGAGTTCATCCCTGTGATGTGAATGCGTTGCTCAGCCTGGACAAGGTCTTCCTGAACACCTATCCAGATCCCTATTACAAGGCCCGCCGCGAAAACACGGTAATCATCGGGGTAAATTGTGTGGCCCCCTGTGAAAACGGTTTCTGTTCCTCCTTCAATACAGGGCCGGCGATGGATACGGGATTTGATCTTGCCCTGACGGATATCGGCGACAAGTACGTTGTCGAAGTGGGGAGTGCCCAGGGGAAGGATCTGGTTGCAGGATTGGCGGCTGCCTCCGAGGCGGACCTGGTTGCCAGGAATAAGGCCCTGCGGGCCTGCCAGCAAAAGATTACACGCCAGATTGATGCGGAGAACCTGGGCGAACTCCTTCATCAAAACGTTGAGCACCCCAAGTGGGAAGAACTGAAGGAAGAATGTCTTGCGTGCGGTACCTGCACCACCGTTTGTCCTACCTGCTTCTGTTTCGGTGTCAAAGATTACGTGGATCTTTCCCTCAAAGCAGGGGAGCGGCCTCGCACCTGGGATTCCTGTATGTTCTATGAATTTTCCCGGGTTGCGCTGGACCACGTTTTCCGGCCTGGCCGGGCGGCGCGGATCAAGCAGCGGATTTTCCACAAACTCACTTACTTTAACCAGCAGTTTGAGGGATCGCCTGGCTGCGTGGGATGCGGGCGCTGCGTTTCTACCTGTATTAAGGCAATTGACCCGGTAGAAATTGTGGCCGCGATCCAGGAGAACCCCAACCCGCCGGAGGAAGTCAAGCTTTACACGCCACCCGCGAAAAAGGTTACTCCAGAAACGAGCCCCTGGGCTCCACAGAAGGCTGTTATTAAGGCAATCAAGCAGCAGACGAAGGATACTACGACTTATACCTTCGCTTTTGCGGATCCCAAAGTGCAGGAGGCTTATACCTACGATCCCGGGGTCTTCAACGAGATCAGCATTTTCGGGATCGGAGAGGCACCGATCTCGATCAGTTCCTGTGCTGATGTGAAGGATTCATTCGATCATACGATCCGGGCGGTAGGTAATGTTACGAATGCCCTTGCCAAACTCCAGGTCGGAGATATTGTCGGGATCAGGGGTCCCTATGGAGTAGGCTGGCCGGTAGAGGAAATGAAAGGGAAGAACGTGCTCCTGGTTGCCGGAGGAATTGGTCTTGCTCCTTTACGCCCCGTAATCAAGTACATCCAGGCGCGTCGTGACCAGTATGGCGATTTTGAGATCCTTTACGGTGCCAGGACGCCGAACGACATGCTTTTCACCGGTGAGTTTGAAGAATGGCGGAAGATCCCGAATACCCGGCTCTACCTGACGGTGGACATTGTCCCGCCGGGAGTGGAATGGGGTCATAACATCGGTGTCGTTACCACACTGTTCGATAAAATGGCCTCCAGACCTGAAAACACCATTATGGTCACCTGCGGTCCTGAGATCATGATGAAGTTCGTGGTACGGGGGCTGCTCGCGCGGGGCTTCAGTCCGGAGCAGATTTACGTCTCCCTTGAGCGCCGCATGAGCTGCGGAATTAAGAAGTGCGGCAACTGCCAGATCGGTCCGGTCTTTGTCTGCCAGGATGGCCCCGTGTTTAAGTACGCGGATATCAAAGACCTCCCCGAAGAGATCTTTTAA
- a CDS encoding oxidoreductase — protein MAKPKIAVFKFSSCAGCQLSILNIEDHLLDVLGAVDVAYFVMAKRENHEGPYDIGFVEGAVTSPKELLELKKIREECKILVAMGACACTGGLPSIKNFAGTQREMEEKVYTELWDLKSIPAYGIDHYVKVDAYLRGCAVDVGEMVELIKSALLGVNPHFRPHSVCNECKLKENVCLLVNKGKPCMGSVTAAGCGALCPSLNRPCEGCRGPANDANAASLAQTFAVDLGLSRDDVRRKFLKYAGNTPEFKKGAEAV, from the coding sequence GTGGCAAAACCGAAAATTGCAGTTTTCAAGTTCAGTTCTTGTGCAGGATGCCAGCTTTCCATCCTCAACATTGAGGACCACCTGCTGGATGTCTTAGGGGCCGTTGATGTTGCTTATTTTGTCATGGCAAAGCGGGAAAACCACGAAGGACCGTATGACATCGGATTTGTAGAAGGTGCCGTAACTTCTCCCAAGGAACTGCTGGAGTTGAAGAAAATCCGCGAAGAGTGCAAGATCCTCGTAGCGATGGGAGCATGTGCCTGCACCGGTGGACTCCCCTCCATCAAGAACTTTGCCGGGACCCAGAGGGAGATGGAAGAAAAGGTTTATACCGAGCTTTGGGATCTCAAGTCCATTCCTGCCTACGGTATTGACCATTACGTCAAGGTAGATGCCTACCTGCGGGGTTGCGCCGTTGACGTAGGGGAAATGGTAGAACTGATCAAGAGCGCCCTGCTGGGTGTCAACCCGCACTTCCGGCCCCACAGTGTGTGCAATGAGTGCAAGCTGAAGGAAAATGTCTGTCTCCTCGTAAACAAGGGGAAACCGTGTATGGGTTCCGTTACCGCAGCGGGCTGCGGTGCCCTTTGCCCCAGCTTAAACCGGCCGTGTGAAGGCTGCCGGGGGCCAGCTAACGATGCCAACGCGGCCTCCCTGGCGCAGACGTTCGCCGTTGATCTCGGCTTGAGCCGGGATGACGTGAGACGGAAGTTCCTCAAGTACGCGGGGAACACGCCAGAGTTTAAAAAAGGAGCTGAGGCTGTATGA
- a CDS encoding Ni/Fe hydrogenase subunit alpha, producing MSDRRIFVDYIARTEGDGAIDIIVGPNGELKKARWEVWEPPRFFEAFLVGRKAEEVPEIVQRICGICPHAHHIAAVRAVERAMGVKVSEQTVLLRELVHYSDWIMSHALHVFCLAAPDFLGYESVIAMAGNSDLLPIVGKALQLKRLGNDMIVVTTGHEIQNRTSVVGGFTAVPEGSELRKLKERLKAAKEFGFETVKLAAKLASQPPYPDLVRKCEHVALHDDKKYAINDGRLVSTEGLNVPDWEYPIWIIEKHVPSCNCKHAIIKDRDSFLVGPLARVNNNFDQLSPDAKAAAREVGFVAPDFNPFMSIVARAIEIVHSIDASMQLINELDDPKFEEPTFEYKAGESYAVTEAARGICCHGGRIDKDGVVQKWDIVAPTARNVYNLEKDFEEFVPKLLHLSDEELTLKCEMMVRNYDPCQSCATHSIKVKIRRER from the coding sequence ATGAGCGACAGGAGAATTTTTGTTGATTACATTGCTCGGACCGAAGGAGACGGGGCGATTGATATCATCGTCGGCCCGAACGGTGAATTAAAGAAGGCCCGCTGGGAGGTCTGGGAGCCGCCGAGATTTTTCGAGGCCTTCCTGGTAGGCCGGAAAGCTGAAGAGGTTCCCGAGATCGTCCAGCGGATCTGCGGTATTTGCCCGCATGCGCACCACATTGCGGCGGTCCGGGCTGTGGAGCGGGCGATGGGTGTCAAGGTCAGCGAGCAGACGGTTTTGCTCCGGGAGTTGGTGCACTACAGCGACTGGATCATGAGCCACGCCCTGCACGTGTTCTGCCTGGCGGCACCCGACTTTCTGGGATACGAAAGTGTCATTGCCATGGCAGGCAATTCCGACCTGCTCCCGATTGTGGGGAAGGCCCTGCAACTGAAGCGTTTGGGAAATGATATGATCGTGGTCACCACCGGGCATGAGATCCAGAACAGGACCTCGGTTGTGGGCGGTTTTACAGCGGTTCCCGAAGGCTCCGAGCTCCGGAAGCTGAAAGAGCGCCTGAAAGCCGCCAAGGAGTTTGGCTTTGAAACCGTAAAACTTGCCGCGAAGCTTGCGTCCCAACCGCCGTATCCGGATCTTGTACGGAAGTGCGAGCACGTCGCGCTGCACGATGACAAGAAGTATGCCATTAACGACGGGCGGCTTGTTTCAACAGAAGGCCTCAATGTTCCCGACTGGGAGTACCCGATCTGGATCATCGAGAAACACGTCCCCAGTTGCAACTGCAAGCACGCCATTATCAAGGACCGCGACTCCTTCCTGGTTGGGCCTCTCGCCCGCGTGAACAACAACTTCGATCAACTTTCGCCCGACGCCAAGGCCGCCGCCAGAGAAGTTGGTTTCGTGGCACCGGACTTCAACCCGTTCATGAGCATCGTGGCGCGCGCCATCGAAATCGTACACTCAATTGATGCTTCAATGCAACTGATTAATGAACTGGACGATCCCAAGTTTGAAGAGCCGACCTTTGAATACAAGGCAGGCGAATCCTATGCGGTTACCGAGGCGGCGCGCGGGATCTGCTGCCACGGCGGGCGCATCGACAAGGACGGGGTTGTCCAGAAGTGGGACATCGTGGCGCCGACTGCCCGGAACGTCTACAACCTGGAAAAGGACTTCGAAGAATTTGTGCCCAAGCTCCTTCACCTTTCCGATGAAGAACTGACCCTCAAGTGCGAAATGATGGTGCGCAACTACGACCCGTGCCAGTCCTGTGCAACTCACTCCATTAAGGTCAAGATCCGCCGGGAGAGGTAA
- a CDS encoding hydrogenase maturation protease encodes MHPGILVIGCGNRYASDDAVGLHVARSLKECQLPGEVRVIEAGTPGLNLLDLWEGADRVLIVDAVRSGAPPGTVHCFDASLLPPREVMPVSSHGINVIDAVELGRILGRLPATLLIVGVEILTQEPFREGLSAAVAAAVPRARDRVLAEIAQML; translated from the coding sequence ATGCATCCTGGTATTCTTGTCATTGGTTGCGGCAACCGGTACGCTTCAGACGATGCGGTGGGTTTGCATGTAGCCCGGAGTTTAAAAGAGTGCCAGCTTCCAGGTGAGGTAAGGGTGATTGAGGCCGGGACGCCCGGCCTCAATCTTCTTGATCTCTGGGAGGGGGCAGACCGGGTGCTCATCGTGGATGCGGTCAGGAGCGGGGCGCCGCCGGGTACCGTTCACTGCTTCGACGCCTCCCTTCTCCCCCCGCGGGAAGTGATGCCTGTTTCTTCCCACGGGATTAACGTTATCGATGCCGTGGAACTGGGGAGGATCCTGGGAAGACTCCCCGCCACTTTGCTGATCGTGGGGGTCGAAATTTTAACACAGGAACCCTTCCGGGAAGGGCTTTCTGCTGCTGTCGCGGCTGCGGTGCCGCGCGCCCGGGACCGCGTCCTGGCAGAAATCGCGCAAATGCTCTAA
- the hypA gene encoding hydrogenase maturation nickel metallochaperone HypA: protein MMVVCEDLEGRKQMHELSLMENVVQILRTNAAENGIKKITRIQLVVGKMTMAVPDALQFAFEVFKEEKLFKDAVLEIKEEPVRGECKECRQTFEIKDFEFLCPFCSGPQVKLVGGRELYIEFYEGD, encoded by the coding sequence ATGATGGTGGTTTGTGAAGATCTCGAAGGGAGGAAGCAGATGCACGAACTTTCGTTAATGGAAAACGTAGTCCAGATCCTGCGTACCAACGCAGCAGAAAACGGAATTAAAAAGATTACGCGGATCCAGCTTGTTGTCGGTAAAATGACAATGGCAGTCCCTGATGCGCTGCAATTTGCCTTCGAGGTGTTCAAGGAGGAGAAGCTTTTCAAGGACGCGGTGCTTGAAATTAAGGAGGAGCCTGTAAGGGGAGAGTGTAAAGAATGCCGGCAAACTTTCGAAATCAAAGACTTTGAATTTTTGTGCCCTTTCTGTTCCGGCCCTCAGGTGAAGCTGGTAGGAGGAAGAGAGCTCTACATTGAATTTTATGAAGGAGACTAG
- the hypB gene encoding hydrogenase nickel incorporation protein HypB, which translates to MVKVRLATPVLQKNEEVARENRTFFQKQEVFALNLMSSPGSGKTSTLERTIEHLAGSLNLGVIEGDIYTTRDAERIESHGVPVVQINTAGACHLDARMIKPALEDFDFGKLDLLIIENVGNLVCPAEFDLGEDARAVVLSVTEGNDKPMKYPLIFRQAQVVLINKTDLLPYTDCDLDLLEKDLKSINPDLNLFRISARENKGFTPWIAWLREQVKIKKYARESP; encoded by the coding sequence ATGGTTAAGGTGAGACTGGCAACCCCAGTTCTGCAGAAAAATGAAGAAGTTGCCCGGGAAAACCGGACATTTTTTCAAAAACAAGAGGTTTTTGCCTTAAATCTGATGAGTTCTCCCGGTTCCGGGAAAACCAGTACCCTTGAACGCACCATTGAGCATCTTGCAGGAAGCCTGAATTTAGGGGTAATCGAGGGAGACATTTATACAACCAGGGACGCGGAGCGGATTGAAAGCCATGGGGTTCCGGTGGTCCAGATTAATACGGCCGGCGCCTGTCATCTTGATGCCCGCATGATCAAACCTGCCCTGGAAGATTTTGATTTCGGAAAGCTCGATCTCTTAATTATCGAAAATGTTGGGAACCTCGTTTGCCCGGCAGAATTCGATCTGGGTGAAGACGCCCGGGCTGTTGTGTTGAGTGTTACCGAAGGCAACGATAAGCCGATGAAGTACCCTTTAATTTTCAGGCAGGCTCAAGTCGTATTGATTAACAAGACGGATCTTTTACCTTACACCGACTGCGACCTTGATCTTTTAGAAAAGGACTTAAAATCAATTAATCCCGACTTAAACCTTTTCCGGATTTCGGCGCGGGAAAACAAGGGGTTTACCCCCTGGATCGCGTGGTTGAGGGAACAGGTAAAAATCAAAAAGTATGCCCGGGAGAGCCCTTGA